One Flagellimonas sp. CMM7 genomic region harbors:
- a CDS encoding tetratricopeptide repeat protein — MKRLLLPFALLFTSVLFSQSKIDSLQQKYADAKEDTIKIKILHEIFFEYQHNNSPKAQETIVTSIVLSEKIENQNLEVVGRNLYADFLSSRSSFDSASVEYNKALQLSEKIGFYGGSFESLSGLGNLLWRKGDFKRAEEFHLKSFELAQSNNDEENAVHYYNNMANIYTEIGEYVKAMELYTKAAQVHRTKGNLRDYAIILGNIGLIQRRLENYEKAKDYLLQSDSIFRMLDYMPGKAYVEYNLAVVHKNNGDLNNALKYNLKALDSYKKLGNLKRLSYAHFTMGSIYWEQDDFGQALTYYKKALNLSSEINDSVNIGYSLQAIGDTQHMLKNNREAKKHLLMALDVAKNLELNLIAMDAYESLAAVYESEKNFSKALSYKNEFIRVKDSFYAKEKRGLAADIEAKYQNEQKTKEIELLESERALKELQLGKRVNERNGIIAFAIILLILAGLLYNQYRIKQKTNRELQELDRLKSNFFANISHEFRTPLTLIKGPIEQLEQSPEEGLPIDSIKMIRRNTNRVLQLVNQLLDLSKIDKDGLQLEQTEGDIYKCLRGATSSFNSHAAQRNIDYKLQIPHEVLWANFDRDKLEKIVYNLLGNAFKFIDDGGVVSFSTVCEKEELKMVVSDTGMGIAEEKLPFIFDRFYQVEGGDTKAHDGSGIGLSLLKELVELMDGTITVYSEVGKGTIFTLVIPLQKIKTGTQKDDKAIDIGNTAIKKIRQAYELESSDARELPVILLVEDNPDMSSFVKEHLQNSYKVQLAKNGKIGLGYAKRNGPDLIITDVMMPEMDGVELCKTLKSDLAISHIPIIMLTAKAGMKNKIEGLQTGADDYLTKPFEPKELLARVSNLIGQRRKLRALFAKKEATINPKEVTVTPLDEVFLQRVLELLEKEFSNPHFGVPQMQKALALSKAQLHRKLKALTNEAPGELLRNFRLKRAAQLLSKKADTVTQIAYAVGFNNLSYFAKCFKEFYGVTPSSY; from the coding sequence ATGAAACGATTGCTTCTCCCTTTTGCTCTTCTTTTTACCTCGGTGCTTTTTTCGCAATCCAAGATAGACAGCCTACAGCAAAAGTACGCCGATGCAAAAGAAGATACCATCAAAATAAAGATTCTCCACGAAATCTTTTTTGAATACCAGCACAATAACTCCCCCAAGGCACAAGAGACGATAGTGACCTCCATCGTGTTATCAGAAAAAATTGAAAACCAAAACCTAGAAGTTGTCGGTAGAAACCTCTATGCCGATTTCCTGAGTTCCCGCTCCAGTTTTGATTCCGCAAGTGTTGAATATAATAAGGCGTTACAATTATCAGAAAAAATAGGATTTTACGGTGGTAGTTTCGAATCCCTTTCAGGTCTTGGAAATTTACTTTGGAGGAAAGGGGATTTCAAAAGGGCAGAAGAGTTTCACTTGAAGAGTTTCGAATTGGCCCAAAGTAACAACGATGAAGAAAATGCTGTGCATTATTATAACAACATGGCAAACATCTATACGGAGATAGGAGAATATGTAAAAGCGATGGAACTCTATACCAAAGCGGCCCAAGTACACAGAACAAAAGGAAATTTGCGTGACTATGCCATTATTCTAGGGAACATTGGTTTGATTCAAAGAAGGTTGGAGAATTATGAAAAAGCCAAAGATTATCTACTACAGAGTGATAGTATTTTCAGGATGCTTGACTATATGCCCGGTAAGGCATATGTGGAATACAACCTTGCCGTTGTGCATAAAAACAATGGTGACTTAAATAATGCTTTGAAATATAACCTCAAAGCCTTGGATAGCTATAAAAAATTAGGAAACCTTAAAAGGTTGTCCTACGCCCATTTCACAATGGGCAGTATTTATTGGGAACAAGATGATTTTGGCCAAGCATTGACATACTATAAAAAAGCATTGAATCTATCCTCCGAAATCAATGACTCTGTCAATATAGGCTACTCACTTCAGGCAATAGGCGATACACAGCATATGCTCAAGAATAACAGGGAAGCGAAAAAACACCTGTTAATGGCTTTGGATGTGGCTAAGAATCTCGAATTGAATTTGATAGCGATGGATGCATACGAGTCCCTTGCAGCGGTCTATGAGAGTGAGAAAAACTTTAGTAAAGCGTTGTCATATAAAAATGAGTTCATACGAGTAAAAGACAGCTTTTACGCAAAGGAAAAAAGAGGATTGGCAGCAGATATAGAAGCCAAATACCAAAACGAACAAAAAACCAAAGAAATTGAATTGCTCGAATCAGAAAGAGCGCTAAAAGAATTACAATTGGGCAAGCGTGTAAATGAGCGCAATGGCATAATTGCTTTTGCAATAATTCTGCTCATATTGGCCGGGCTACTGTATAACCAATATCGCATCAAGCAAAAAACAAATAGGGAACTCCAAGAACTGGATCGTTTAAAATCCAACTTTTTTGCCAACATTTCCCATGAGTTTAGAACGCCATTGACTTTGATAAAAGGCCCTATCGAACAACTGGAACAGAGCCCAGAAGAGGGCTTGCCGATTGATAGTATAAAAATGATACGACGCAACACCAATCGCGTGTTGCAATTGGTAAACCAGTTACTGGATCTATCAAAAATTGATAAGGACGGCCTTCAACTGGAACAGACAGAAGGCGATATTTACAAATGTCTAAGAGGGGCAACATCTTCTTTTAACTCGCATGCTGCTCAAAGAAATATCGACTATAAATTACAAATTCCACATGAAGTACTCTGGGCCAATTTTGACCGTGATAAATTGGAAAAGATTGTGTACAACCTTTTGGGCAATGCTTTTAAGTTCATAGATGATGGGGGAGTTGTCTCTTTTTCAACAGTATGTGAAAAAGAGGAACTAAAAATGGTGGTATCTGATACAGGAATGGGCATTGCAGAGGAAAAGCTTCCTTTTATTTTTGATCGTTTTTATCAAGTGGAAGGGGGTGACACGAAAGCGCACGATGGTTCGGGAATAGGTCTCTCCCTGTTAAAAGAATTGGTGGAACTTATGGATGGAACTATTACTGTTTACAGTGAAGTTGGTAAGGGCACAATTTTTACGCTTGTGATTCCTCTCCAAAAGATAAAAACGGGCACTCAAAAAGATGACAAAGCTATCGATATTGGCAATACGGCAATAAAAAAAATCCGCCAAGCGTATGAGCTTGAAAGTAGTGATGCCAGAGAATTGCCAGTAATTTTGTTGGTTGAAGACAACCCGGATATGTCTTCTTTTGTTAAAGAACATCTTCAAAACAGTTATAAGGTACAATTGGCAAAAAACGGAAAGATTGGTTTAGGATATGCAAAGAGAAATGGACCGGATTTAATCATTACCGATGTAATGATGCCTGAAATGGATGGAGTTGAACTCTGCAAAACCTTAAAATCCGACTTAGCCATTAGTCATATTCCCATAATTATGTTGACCGCAAAAGCTGGTATGAAAAACAAGATAGAAGGTTTGCAAACTGGTGCCGATGATTATCTCACAAAGCCTTTCGAACCAAAAGAGTTATTGGCGCGGGTCAGCAACCTCATTGGGCAAAGAAGAAAACTTAGAGCACTTTTTGCCAAAAAAGAAGCCACAATCAATCCAAAAGAAGTTACTGTTACACCACTTGATGAGGTATTTTTACAACGAGTATTGGAACTTTTGGAAAAGGAGTTTTCAAACCCCCATTTTGGGGTTCCACAAATGCAAAAGGCTTTGGCCCTGAGCAAAGCGCAATTGCATAGAAAGCTAAAAGCATTGACCAATGAAGCTCCAGGAGAATTGTTACGTAATTTTCGGCTAAAAAGAGCTGCTCAATTACTATCAAAAAAAGCTGATACGGTTACCCAAATTGCTTATGCCGTTGGCTTCAACAACCTCTCCTATTTCGCGAAATGCTTTAAAGAATTTTACGGGGTTACCCCTTCTTCCTATTGA
- a CDS encoding carboxypeptidase-like regulatory domain-containing protein, translating into MDLEKKSMGQLMFQRRISWTLLTFLCYVCLGCGQSDNGPTDEIQGQEVTGTVSGLVSDDNGNVYPGTLITISKGSETSSRVTDSEGKFRLNTKSVGTYDVVLELPLSTKAISSADVSVEVLENKESNVDFMIQPQPVKAHLNFGNVQLLEEIVDANGNTPTASNEPLYAANIFDQPLGLLTAIKAPDGHHVTLAEFKKAKGNLNVHCNGDKAFVNVALEGMIPNGTYTFWLAYLNKTRKVGEPIDFMNDFVNITNPPIGASNGSENIAVADVNGAINVTFEHNSCILTNEAALVIPVLYHINGKTFGGGHVPDPEEMVHMLAYFQ; encoded by the coding sequence ATGGATTTAGAAAAAAAAAGTATGGGACAACTTATGTTCCAAAGACGAATAAGTTGGACTTTGCTAACATTTCTATGCTATGTGTGCTTAGGGTGCGGTCAAAGCGACAACGGACCTACAGATGAAATACAAGGGCAGGAAGTTACCGGTACTGTATCTGGTTTGGTTTCAGATGATAATGGTAATGTCTATCCAGGTACCTTGATCACTATTTCAAAAGGGAGCGAGACTTCTAGTCGGGTTACCGATTCAGAAGGTAAGTTTAGACTGAATACAAAGTCAGTTGGCACCTATGATGTGGTTCTTGAATTGCCCTTGTCAACTAAGGCCATTTCAAGTGCGGATGTTTCGGTTGAAGTACTGGAAAATAAAGAGTCGAACGTTGATTTTATGATTCAACCACAGCCCGTCAAGGCCCATTTGAATTTCGGAAACGTGCAGTTGTTGGAAGAAATAGTGGATGCAAACGGCAATACCCCTACGGCATCCAATGAACCACTTTATGCTGCAAACATTTTTGATCAACCTTTGGGGCTGCTCACGGCGATAAAAGCACCAGATGGACACCATGTGACTTTGGCGGAGTTCAAGAAAGCAAAAGGCAATCTTAACGTTCATTGTAATGGTGACAAAGCATTTGTCAATGTAGCCTTAGAGGGTATGATTCCCAATGGCACCTATACTTTTTGGCTGGCCTATCTGAACAAAACAAGAAAAGTAGGGGAACCTATTGATTTCATGAATGATTTTGTGAATATAACGAATCCTCCTATTGGAGCTTCAAACGGTTCAGAAAATATTGCGGTTGCAGATGTCAATGGAGCCATCAATGTAACATTCGAACATAACTCATGCATTCTTACAAATGAGGCGGCACTAGTCATACCTGTTTTATATCACATTAACGGAAAGACCTTTGGTGGCGGCCATGTACCCGACCCTGAAGAAATGGTCCATATGTTGGCATATTTTCAATAG
- a CDS encoding Tn3 family transposase, translating into MPLNIYSENEIREFDKVPLLDDEDRQTYLDISSSTEYRDYFRKPVNFMVFVLMKGYFKYSGRFYRVSEFREEDIQFVIEQMNIAYIPDFSDYARNTFTRQKKIIAKSIGARLFADWRESFEKEVDGLVRTALKPKQIIKALVRICQEKKVELPSYRVFVETISTSLKNLENELLEKVGRSLSDDQKSTIDTILKMEKSSGQPISPTNPYLITTIKSPEQEIAPMKIKESLTDFSIVADLYREFRDCLDSLELSDQLLNYYAVWLIKSTHIQFLALKEQEKRHLYFLAFIVYQYRMRQDLFVDTLLKSVLRFESEVKKSITEDFLSQRPVKLKQTQKIIKMVRSLSDYVDDMRSAAFNVSRTDKEKINEIQDVFSRMDNSRGERQAQRKKIEEELEKLQNSLSSGMKDQMVNEKYISGYRRIQNRVSGIISVLDFNVETSNKDICEAIDYFKANTNITKPKKLPKDFLDDKGKSALRANRESEWKLWKVLFFIRIKELIKSGALNLRNSNRYRAVEEYLISSERWKQQKVELLKRAGLPFKIEPEAFLKDSTILLHDQYIKTNKNVSQNEHLSFTKSGSIRVATPKEDKKKESSGLVKLLENENGSVIPLPIVLSEINTTSKFIDCFSHFSLKGQKGRPSNQAFYATIIAIGCNIGTGRMAQISNGISAGNLNHLVKWYFSKENLDAANGRLNTMIDELSLPKIYKKRLNENHTSSDGQKFSVTVPSIHANHSYKYFGTGKGVTAYSFIDETSSLFYNTVISSSEREAAYVIDGLMHNEDVESDIHSTDTHGYSEIIFAITNGLGVFFAPRIKNLKNQVRYTFRENPKRSYEAMNFNVLPTATQYIDNNLIVEQWDNILRLLVTIKLREITASRILKRLSSYSKQHPLYRALKQIGRIFKTYFILKYMDELDLRKSTEKALNRIENSHQFAKAIFFGNNQSIKAGSKEEQEVIVATRHLIQNVIVLWNYLKISERLSKCDSKGVEEILSIVKNGSIMTWQHINIHGEYNFQRLFSDGEKSSLEFEKIKQLNIDSLVSLR; encoded by the coding sequence TTGCCTCTTAATATCTACAGCGAAAACGAAATCAGGGAGTTTGATAAAGTCCCTTTGCTCGATGATGAAGATAGGCAAACGTATCTTGATATATCATCGTCCACAGAGTACAGGGATTATTTTAGAAAACCTGTGAATTTTATGGTCTTTGTGCTCATGAAAGGGTACTTTAAATACAGCGGAAGGTTTTACAGGGTTAGTGAATTTCGAGAAGAAGATATCCAATTTGTCATTGAGCAAATGAATATCGCTTATATACCTGACTTTTCGGATTATGCCAGAAATACCTTTACCAGACAGAAAAAAATAATTGCAAAAAGCATCGGTGCCAGACTATTTGCGGATTGGAGGGAAAGTTTTGAAAAAGAAGTGGACGGCCTGGTAAGAACCGCGTTGAAACCCAAACAGATTATCAAGGCACTCGTTAGGATATGCCAGGAAAAGAAAGTCGAGCTACCTAGTTATCGCGTTTTTGTAGAAACAATATCGACTTCCCTGAAAAACCTCGAAAACGAACTTTTGGAAAAAGTAGGCCGATCATTGAGCGATGACCAAAAAAGTACAATTGACACCATCCTGAAAATGGAAAAATCCAGTGGGCAACCAATATCCCCGACGAACCCATACTTGATTACTACTATCAAGAGTCCCGAACAAGAAATTGCCCCAATGAAGATAAAGGAAAGTTTGACGGACTTTTCTATTGTGGCGGACCTGTATAGGGAGTTCCGAGATTGTCTTGATTCACTGGAACTATCCGACCAACTGTTGAACTACTATGCCGTTTGGTTGATCAAATCAACTCATATACAGTTCTTGGCATTAAAAGAGCAAGAGAAAAGACACCTTTATTTTTTGGCCTTTATCGTATACCAATACCGTATGCGCCAAGACCTTTTTGTAGATACCTTATTAAAATCTGTTCTGCGCTTTGAAAGTGAGGTCAAGAAATCCATAACAGAGGATTTTTTATCACAAAGACCGGTAAAATTAAAACAGACCCAAAAAATTATCAAAATGGTAAGGTCGCTTTCAGATTATGTAGATGATATGAGGAGCGCTGCCTTTAACGTTTCACGAACGGACAAGGAGAAAATTAACGAGATACAAGACGTTTTTTCGAGGATGGACAACTCAAGGGGAGAGAGACAAGCACAACGGAAAAAAATAGAGGAGGAGCTTGAAAAATTACAGAACTCATTGTCATCCGGTATGAAGGACCAAATGGTCAATGAAAAATATATTTCGGGTTATCGAAGGATACAGAACAGGGTTTCAGGAATCATTTCAGTTCTCGATTTTAATGTTGAAACATCCAACAAGGATATCTGTGAAGCAATAGATTACTTTAAGGCCAACACCAATATAACGAAACCGAAAAAACTACCGAAGGACTTTTTGGATGATAAAGGTAAAAGTGCCTTAAGGGCCAATAGGGAATCAGAATGGAAGCTTTGGAAAGTTCTATTTTTTATTAGGATAAAGGAACTAATAAAATCAGGCGCTCTTAACCTTAGGAATTCCAATAGATACAGAGCCGTAGAAGAGTACCTCATTTCAAGTGAGCGATGGAAACAACAAAAAGTCGAACTACTTAAGCGTGCAGGTCTTCCATTCAAAATTGAACCGGAAGCCTTTTTAAAGGACAGTACCATTTTGCTACATGACCAATATATCAAAACTAACAAGAACGTTTCACAAAATGAGCATTTAAGCTTTACCAAGTCCGGTTCCATAAGGGTTGCAACCCCGAAGGAAGATAAAAAAAAGGAAAGCAGTGGGCTTGTCAAGCTTTTGGAGAACGAGAACGGCTCCGTTATACCCTTGCCAATCGTTCTTTCGGAAATCAATACCACCTCAAAATTTATTGATTGTTTTTCCCATTTCTCCCTAAAAGGCCAGAAGGGGAGGCCATCAAATCAAGCGTTCTACGCAACAATTATTGCCATTGGATGCAATATTGGAACAGGGCGTATGGCCCAGATTTCAAATGGGATATCCGCGGGTAACCTTAACCATTTGGTAAAATGGTATTTCAGTAAAGAGAATTTGGATGCCGCCAATGGAAGACTGAACACAATGATAGATGAATTATCGCTCCCGAAAATCTATAAAAAGAGATTGAACGAGAATCACACCTCTAGTGACGGCCAAAAATTTAGCGTAACGGTTCCATCCATCCATGCCAATCACTCATACAAATATTTTGGTACCGGTAAAGGTGTGACAGCTTACAGTTTCATCGATGAGACCAGTAGTTTATTCTATAATACGGTAATAAGTTCGTCTGAGCGGGAGGCAGCCTATGTAATAGACGGATTGATGCACAATGAGGATGTGGAAAGCGACATTCATTCCACGGATACCCATGGGTACAGTGAAATCATATTTGCTATTACCAATGGTCTGGGTGTTTTCTTTGCTCCCAGAATCAAAAACCTCAAGAACCAAGTGCGATATACCTTCAGGGAAAATCCAAAAAGGTCATACGAAGCAATGAATTTCAATGTCTTACCGACGGCAACTCAATATATCGACAATAACCTCATTGTTGAACAATGGGACAATATCTTACGTCTGCTCGTGACGATTAAACTAAGGGAGATTACAGCATCTAGAATCCTGAAACGTTTAAGTTCATATTCCAAACAGCACCCGCTTTACAGGGCATTAAAACAAATTGGAAGGATATTTAAGACCTATTTTATCTTAAAATATATGGATGAATTGGATTTGCGTAAGTCGACCGAAAAGGCCTTGAATAGGATTGAAAACTCACATCAATTTGCCAAGGCAATTTTTTTTGGGAACAATCAGAGTATAAAAGCTGGGAGTAAAGAAGAACAAGAAGTTATCGTTGCAACCCGGCATTTGATTCAAAACGTTATAGTTCTGTGGAATTACCTTAAAATTAGTGAAAGACTTTCCAAGTGCGATTCTAAGGGTGTTGAGGAAATCCTATCTATTGTAAAAAACGGTTCGATAATGACTTGGCAGCACATAAACATTCATGGTGAGTACAATTTTCAAAGATTATTTTCCGATGGTGAGAAGAGCTCGCTTGAGTTCGAAAAGATAAAGCAGCTAAATATTGATAGCTTGGTCTCTCTACGATAA
- a CDS encoding DUF1080 domain-containing protein, with protein sequence MTRNSLFILLMLLLIGSSCSTDKKKKFEVLRSKELAIKNMVHNQLLDIEKEQGWRLLFDGKTLNGWHLYNNSDSTQFSAWEVQKGTLFCNATDETKVFGDLVTDTAFENYELVFDWQMALRGNGGVFINVQESPEYTATYKTGPEYQLLEPEHMDNKTPLKRPGCLWGLSPQLSKVEAKPTGQWNTTRIIQQEGKIQFYLNGKLTAEEDLTSIDWRNKITNSSFKDAPGFGKATHGKIALQNWYFEAWFRNMKIREL encoded by the coding sequence ATGACTAGAAATTCCCTTTTTATACTTCTGATGTTACTGCTCATCGGCAGCTCCTGTAGTACTGACAAGAAAAAGAAATTTGAGGTTTTACGTTCCAAGGAGCTGGCCATTAAAAACATGGTTCACAATCAATTGCTCGATATAGAAAAAGAGCAGGGTTGGAGGTTGCTTTTTGATGGTAAAACCCTTAATGGGTGGCATCTTTACAATAACTCGGACTCCACACAATTTTCCGCATGGGAAGTACAAAAAGGCACTCTCTTTTGTAATGCTACCGATGAAACCAAAGTTTTTGGGGATTTGGTGACCGATACAGCATTTGAAAACTATGAGCTGGTGTTTGATTGGCAGATGGCACTCAGAGGAAACGGAGGTGTTTTTATCAATGTACAGGAGTCCCCGGAATATACAGCTACCTATAAGACAGGACCTGAATACCAACTATTGGAGCCTGAACATATGGATAATAAAACCCCTTTAAAACGACCCGGTTGTCTGTGGGGGTTATCGCCTCAATTAAGCAAGGTTGAAGCTAAGCCTACTGGACAATGGAATACGACGCGAATCATTCAGCAGGAGGGAAAAATTCAATTCTACCTCAATGGAAAACTGACCGCGGAAGAAGATTTGACCTCAATAGATTGGAGAAATAAAATTACAAACTCGAGTTTTAAAGATGCCCCCGGTTTCGGTAAGGCTACCCATGGGAAAATCGCGCTGCAGAACTGGTACTTTGAGGCTTGGTTCCGCAATATGAAAATCCGTGAGCTATAG
- a CDS encoding DUF1028 domain-containing protein — MKNHKILLSIILLISAFATYGQNLPSLLTEKNINSTFSILAYDENAEEWGIAVATNNIYVGNSTIYIEPEVGAFSVIAETEPKYGVNGLEKLKEGKSIEQAIVETKDEDDEAYYRQISGIDAKGNVFAFTGKSLKYWNGKAAQILGKNYVVIGNQLADEVLNEMSKSFESSEGTLAERLLKSLIAGQNAGGQISGKQSAAVVVKGSNNEWYNQIDLRVDNSKEPIKELKTLMDYHYGRIRLNQALFAYREGNSERAKQKLTEAESMLNGWTGMYSKIAGANIAMGNEAEAINWIKKGLTENPNWSVNIPAFYFLRNNPEMKSRIQPDSFSVTDWESAMGMLSNLGQELEVIREIKGLFKKNIESSYLNFLLGRSYFYEKEQEKAIKHLEIALEMDSENIEAENLLNKIRTK, encoded by the coding sequence ATGAAAAATCACAAAATCCTGTTATCAATCATTTTACTCATTTCTGCTTTTGCAACCTATGGCCAAAATTTACCTAGTCTATTAACAGAGAAGAATATCAATTCGACTTTTTCAATTCTTGCTTATGATGAAAATGCCGAAGAATGGGGAATTGCAGTTGCAACAAACAATATTTATGTTGGAAACTCAACAATATATATTGAACCCGAGGTTGGTGCTTTTTCCGTAATTGCGGAAACAGAACCTAAATATGGCGTTAATGGACTTGAAAAACTTAAAGAGGGTAAATCAATTGAACAGGCAATCGTAGAAACAAAAGACGAAGATGATGAAGCCTATTATCGCCAAATTTCAGGAATTGATGCAAAAGGCAATGTTTTCGCGTTTACTGGCAAATCCTTGAAATACTGGAATGGAAAAGCAGCACAAATCTTAGGTAAAAACTATGTGGTAATTGGTAACCAACTTGCAGATGAAGTGCTCAATGAAATGTCGAAATCTTTTGAGAGTTCGGAAGGAACATTGGCTGAACGACTTTTGAAAAGTCTAATCGCAGGACAAAATGCAGGTGGGCAAATATCTGGCAAGCAATCTGCGGCTGTTGTCGTAAAAGGGTCAAATAACGAATGGTACAATCAAATTGACCTTAGAGTTGACAACTCAAAGGAACCCATAAAAGAATTGAAAACATTAATGGATTATCATTATGGTAGAATCCGTCTGAACCAAGCACTTTTTGCATATCGAGAAGGTAATTCAGAAAGAGCTAAACAAAAATTAACTGAGGCGGAATCTATGTTGAATGGCTGGACTGGAATGTACTCAAAAATCGCTGGTGCGAATATCGCTATGGGAAATGAAGCAGAAGCAATCAATTGGATAAAAAAAGGACTTACCGAAAACCCCAATTGGTCAGTAAATATTCCTGCGTTCTATTTTCTTCGTAATAATCCAGAAATGAAATCAAGAATCCAACCTGATTCTTTTAGTGTGACTGACTGGGAAAGTGCTATGGGAATGCTAAGTAATCTGGGGCAAGAATTAGAAGTGATTAGAGAAATAAAAGGGCTTTTTAAGAAGAATATTGAATCTTCTTATCTGAACTTCTTACTCGGCAGAAGTTATTTTTACGAAAAAGAACAAGAAAAAGCCATTAAACATCTGGAGATAGCATTGGAAATGGACAGCGAAAATATAGAAGCTGAAAACTTATTGAACAAAATAAGAACAAAGTAG
- a CDS encoding addiction module protein encodes MDQGEENIELTDEIKAELDRRLERHKTGEAKYFTLEEAKALWAKKRNQKE; translated from the coding sequence TTGGACCAAGGCGAAGAAAACATAGAGTTGACTGACGAAATCAAGGCCGAACTGGATAGGCGTTTAGAAAGACACAAAACCGGCGAAGCCAAATATTTTACTTTGGAAGAGGCCAAGGCCTTATGGGCAAAAAAAAGAAATCAAAAGGAATAA
- a CDS encoding serine hydrolase, with protein sequence MIRKPSSTLLLLLFLSFSVRAQLIAEDEEFIAEYIIQNKIPGLSIAIVKNSELVYSKGFGVKNSSTQEKVTNKTIFQAASLSKSLTGALILKNVEKQRIDLDTPVNTYLNNWKLESKNKGSIYEPTIYQLLTHTGGTNIHGFRGYKSTKTPPELLSILNGEVFLEPKIVVKKKPNTEFDYSGGGYVVLQKALIDINNKGFNEQMNEDILQPCGMISSFYSVNLNESQLSQIAIGHKKNGAPLESDYFQYPQYAAGGLWSTPSEIAKFLIAIQKSVNSDNTENLLSKESTKRLLERPTLENGKKPNYGLGFGFKIDSTTNKIISLHHSGANVGYSCFMEASKDGKYAYIIMSNLDFAKLSGIRQRILNRIKNN encoded by the coding sequence ATGATAAGAAAACCAAGTTCCACATTACTACTTCTACTATTCCTTTCGTTTTCTGTGAGGGCGCAACTAATAGCAGAGGATGAAGAATTTATAGCGGAATACATAATTCAAAATAAAATACCTGGACTTAGTATTGCAATAGTCAAAAATTCGGAATTAGTCTATTCAAAAGGATTTGGTGTAAAAAATAGCTCAACTCAAGAAAAAGTAACCAATAAAACTATATTCCAAGCGGCCTCACTAAGCAAAAGCTTAACAGGCGCTCTAATTTTAAAAAATGTTGAAAAGCAAAGAATAGACTTAGATACACCTGTAAACACATATTTAAACAATTGGAAACTTGAATCCAAGAATAAGGGAAGTATTTACGAGCCAACTATATATCAATTATTAACCCATACAGGAGGAACCAACATTCACGGATTTCGAGGATACAAAAGCACAAAAACACCACCAGAATTGTTATCAATTCTAAACGGAGAAGTGTTTCTTGAACCCAAAATTGTTGTCAAGAAAAAACCAAATACCGAATTCGACTATTCTGGGGGAGGATATGTTGTGCTACAAAAGGCTCTGATTGACATTAACAATAAAGGTTTTAACGAACAAATGAATGAAGATATATTGCAACCTTGCGGTATGATTTCGAGTTTTTATTCGGTCAATCTAAATGAATCACAGCTGAGTCAGATTGCAATTGGTCATAAGAAGAATGGTGCTCCTTTGGAATCGGACTATTTCCAATATCCTCAATATGCAGCTGGAGGACTGTGGTCTACACCGTCTGAAATAGCAAAATTCTTAATCGCAATCCAAAAATCAGTTAACTCGGACAATACGGAGAACTTATTATCAAAGGAAAGTACAAAGAGGTTACTCGAACGACCTACCTTGGAAAATGGAAAAAAGCCAAATTATGGGTTGGGATTTGGTTTTAAGATAGACTCAACAACGAATAAGATAATTTCGTTACATCATAGTGGAGCAAATGTTGGATATAGTTGTTTTATGGAAGCAAGTAAAGATGGAAAATATGCATATATAATTATGAGTAATCTGGACTTTGCCAAGTTATCAGGCATAAGACAAAGAATATTGAACCGTATAAAAAATAACTAA